The genomic region CGTGCGCTCGAGGGCCGGCTGCGCGCCTTGGGCCACGAGGTGGAGCGGCCGGTGGAGCTCACCAGGTTGGAGGTCAATGGAAAGGCGCGCTGCGTGCTGCAGACGCCTCGCGGCGAGGAGGTCGTCACGCCGCGCTTCGTGGTCGGCTGCGACGGCGCGCACAGCGCGGTTCGCAAGCAGGGCGGCTTCAGCTTCGAGGGCGACGCGTACGAGAACGGCTTCATCCTCGGCGACGTGAAGGTCGACGGTGACCTGCCGCCGGGCGAGATCCTCTTCTTCATTGCCAAGGACGGCCCGCTGGTGGCGCTGCCGCTGGTGGGCGAGTCGCGCTACCGAATCATCTCCGTTCGCGCGATGGCCGAGAACGAAGGCCCGCCGCAGCTCGAGGAGCTCCAGCGCCGCATCGACGAGCGCTCGCCCATTCCGGTGAAGCTCTCCGACGCGGCGTGGCTCACCCACTTCCGCCTGCACCACCGCATCGCGGATCGGTTCCGCCGCGGGCCGCTCTTCCTCTGCGGCGACGCCGCGCACATCCACAGCCCCGCAGGCGGGCAGGGCATGAACACCGGCATCCAGGACGCGTTCAACCTGGGCTGGAAGCTCGCGCTCGCTTGCCGCGGGATCGGCGGCGAGACGCTGCTCGAGAGCTACGCCGAGGAGCGGCGGCCGGTGGGGCTGCAGCTCTTGAACACCACGGATCGCATCTTCAGCGGCGCGACGACGCCGGGGCTGATGGGCGTGCTGCGCACGAGGCTGGTGCCGAAGCTCGCGCCGTGGGTGCTGGCGTCGAAGTCGCGGCGCGCGCTGCTCTTCCGCTTCATCTCCGAGCTGCGCATCAGCTACCGCGACAGCTCCATCGTCTCCACGGGAACCAGCTTCGGGCTCCAGGGCGGCGATCGCGTGCCCGATGGACCGCTGACGCTGCCCGACGGAACGCCGTCGACGCTGCACGTTCAGCTGCAAGGGCCGGCGCCCAAGCTGCTGGTGTGGTCGGACGCGCCGCCCCCGGGGCTCGCTGCAGCGGCGGGCGCGATTCGCGATGCGCTGGGCGGGGAGCTGGGCGTCATCGAATTCTCGAACGCCCCGCGCGCGGGCGCGTGCGTGCCGAGCGCGGTGCTCCAGTCGCGACTCGGGGTGCGCGGCCTGCGGATGGATCTGGTGCGACCGGACGGCCACCTCTCGGCGCGAACGGACAGCCTCGATCCCACGCCGCTCTTGCTGCACCTGCGGCGGATTCTCCGCAGCTAATCCGTAGATGGCGCGGGCACTCTGCCGCGCGCGATGCCCACCAGCCTGCGGCACGCCTCGTCGATCGTGTCGCAGAGGAAGAGATCGCTCCGCCCGGTGAGGATGACCACCGAGCGGAAGATCGCCTTCTTCAGTCCGGTGATGCCCACCACCGCGGCCGCGCGGATGTGCGGCCGATTCCCGCGCACGTACTCCCGCAGGAGCGCGACGTTCTCCGAGTTGAAGTTGACCTGGCTGAAGTCATTCACCACCAGCGCGCCGCGAGGCGGGTACGCGCGAATCAACGTCGCGAACCCGTCGAGGCTTGCTTGGGAGTCCTCGATCGCGACGTTCGAGTAGTCGAGGTGGAGGATCGACACGCCGTCGATGACTTTGACTTCGGCGCTGCTCATGGCGTCCTCGAGCGCTCAGTTCTTCAGCGCGATGGCCCGGCTGATGAACGGCACCAAGACCTGGGCGTCCGGGCTCAAGATCCGCCGCTGCGCGCGGGTGAGCACGCGCACCGTACCCGCCACGTGCGGCACCTCGACGATGCACGGTCCCAGCGTCTCATCGAGCTTCCAACGTCCGCCGTGCGCCAGGGCGCGCACCGTCTCGCCCAGGTAGGCCGCGAGCATCACCGACACGTTGCGGAAGTCGTCGTTGGCGATGGTGCGCATCGGGCCGTCGTGAAAGAGCGCGTCGAGCTTGGCCACGCTCGCCAGGTCGTGCTCCAGGCGCACGTGGAAGTGCTTGTCCACCACGGACACGAATTCCCGGTCGAGGAAGGCCATGTCCTGTGTAACCGAGCGTTCGTCCATGCCGTCGAGAGCCTAAGCCATCTGGCGCATTGCGTCTTTCCGAGCGGGACGCATCGCGTTATGTGGCGGGGATTGCATCTCATTTGAGGGCCGACACCATGCGCACCCAGTTTCGCGGAACAGGCTTCGTCACCGGCGAGCACAAGGTCACCAACGCCGACATGGCCAAGGTCTGCGACACCAGCGACGAGTGGATCAAGGAGCGCTCGGGCATCGAGCAGCGCTACTTCGTGGGCGACAACATCGGCACGTCGGACCTCGGCGTCGAGGCCGCCAAGAAGGCCATGGCCGAGGCCGGCGTGACGCCCGCGGACATCGACTACGTGGTCTTCGCCACCATGACGCCCGACTACTACTTCCCGGGCTCGGGCTCGCTGCTGCAGGCGAAGATGGGGATGGGGAACATCCCCGCGCTCGACATCCGCCAGCAGTGCACCGGCTTCATCTACGGGCTCCAGGTCTCCGACGCGCTCATCCGCTCCGGCGCGGCCAAGAAGCTCCTGCTGGTGGGCGCGGAGATCCACTCCGGCTTCATGCCCTGGACCAAGCAGCAGTGGGACGTGGTGCTCGGCAAGAGCACCGAGGACATCCCCGCGAAGGACCGCGAGTGGGCCACCAAGTTCCGCGACCGCACCGTGCTCTTCGGCGACGCGGCGGGCGCGGTGGTGCTCACTGCGGGCGAGGGCGACACGGGCCTGCTCGGCTTCAAGCTCCACGCCGACGGCTCGCAGGCCAAGAGCCTGTACGTGCCCAGCGGCGGCTTCGCGTTCCGGCCGTACTTCACCCCCGAGCACTTCGCCGAGGGCCGCCACGTGCCGCACATGGAGGGCCGCGACGTCTTCAAGATGGCCGTGACCAAGATGCCGCAGGTGGTGGAGGAGATCCTCGGGGAGCACAACCTCAAGGTCTCGGACATCTCGCTCTTGATTCCGCACCAGGCGAACCTGCGCATCTCCGAGGGCGTGCAGAAGAAGCTCGGCCTGCCCGACGAGAAGGTCTTCAACAACATCCAGCGCTACGGCAACACCACCGCGGCGACCATCCCCATCGCGTACCACGAGGCCAAGGCCGCCGGCCGCATCAAGAAGGGCGACCTGGTGTGCTTCGTGGGCCTGGGCGCGGGCTTCCACTGGGGCGCGGCGCTGATGCGGGAGTAGGCAGTCCGAAGACCCGCCGGTTCGGACGTCCTCGGCGATTGGGCTTTCGGACGGTATGATGGGGCCAGCGGAGACTGCGTGAGTCGAGTCAAGGGCACGGCGATCTCGGGGCGGCTCAACTACGCGCGGCGCCGCGGTGGTGAGGAGGCCGTGAAGGCCATCGTCGCGGGCATCACCGACCGCGAGGCCCGCGAGCAGCTCGCCGACGGCAAGGCGCTCAAGAGCAACTGGTACCCCTTCAGCGCGCTCGTCGACATCACCGTCGGCATCGACAAGTTCTTCGGCAAGGGCGACCTCTCCATCGTGGCCGAGGTGGGCGGCGACGTGGCCGAGGCGGATCTGAACGGCGTCTACAAGCTGTTCTTCGCCATCGCCAGCCCGCAGTACCTGATGGACAAGGCCGCGAGCATCTGGCGCAACTACTACGACTCCGGCGAGCTCCTCGTCATCGAGCGCGCGCCGAACCTCGCCGTGCTCGAGCTCCGCGACGTGGCCACGCCGCACCGGGCGCACTGCCTGAGCGTGCAGGGCTGGATGCACCGCTCGCTCGTGCTCTGCAAGTGCAAGGACGTGCACGTGGACCACAGCGAGTGCCGCGCGCTGGGCAGCAAGCGCTGCGTGTTCAAGGGCAGCTGGAGCTGAGCCGAGCTCAGTGCTCCGCCTCGGCCTGCGCGCCGCGGTGCGAGAAGAGCGGGTTGTTGTCGTAGCTGGGCTGGACCACGCGTCCCGGGTTTCCGCCCACGAGACATCCGTCGGGCACGGTGCGCGAGAGCATGGTGCCGTTGCTCACCGTGACGCTGTTGCCCACGCGAATCGCGCCGGAGAGCACCGAGCCCGTGCCGACCCAGACGTCGTCGCCGATGACGGGGATGCCCGGCGCGAGCCGTTGATGGCCGACGCCGATGGTCACGTTGTGGGTGATGCTGAAGTTCCGGCCGATGCGCGTGGGCCCCACGAAGATGTTGCTCGCGTGACCGATGTAGAAGCCCGGGCCGACCTCGGCGTTGAGCTCCACGTGGTGCACCAGGCGCATGCCGTAGCTCAGCGCCTGCGCCAGCGTGAGCAGCGGCCGCACCAGCACGGGATGCTCGCGGAGCTGCCGGCGCGCGTAGCGGTGCAGTCGGTAGGCGGCCACGCAGTGCAAGCCGAAGTGCCGCGTCCACAGCCAGGCGCGCTGACGGAGCGGCGGCGTGGGGCTGCCCAGCTCGATGGAATAGAACTTCGCGAGGTCGGCGCGGAAGGCGTCCTCAATCGGGATGCTCTCCAGGCCCGGGCTGCGTGACGGATCGACGACGTTGTTGCTCATGCCGCTGCGAGCTGCGCGCCGCGTGCCACTCGAGCTTGCGCTTCGTGGTTTCGGCCGCCGCGCGACGAGGTGCCGCTGTGTTTTCGCGTGCGCGCGAAAGCCTTGCGCCATTGCCTGGGCCCGCGGCGGTGGCGAACGTCGGGGGGGAGGTCGAATGCGAGCATCGGCGTTTCGCCGGCGGGCCGCGTACCTGGTGGTGCTCGTCGCCGCGACGGCGCTCCTGCTCGCGGTGACCTTGCCGCTCTGGAAGCCGCTGCTCCTGGCCGCCGTCTTCGCGGCGGTGTTGCGGCCCGCGCAGCGTTGGCTCGCGTCGAAGCTGGGCGAGCGGCCGGCGTGGGCCGCGGGCATCCTGTGCTTCGGCGTGGTGGTGCTCTTGCTCGTGCCGCTCGGCGGGCTGGTGGTGCTCTTCCTGCGCTGGGCGCCGCAGGGCGCGACCATGCTCGCGCGCGCCGCCAAGCCCGACGCGCTCGCGCACACCGTCGACACGCTCCCGCCGCCGCTCGCGGCGCTGGGACATCGACTGCTCGCGCGCGGCGCCGAGCTCGCGTCCATGGCCACCGCGCAGCTCGGGCCGCTGACGGCCGCCGTCGGCCGCGCGCTGTCGACGACGTCGGGGCTCGTGTTCGCCGTGCTGTTGATGCTCATCGCGCTCTTCGTGCTGCTGCTCCAGGCGCCGGCGCTGGTGGACTGGCTCGCGAAGGTGTCGCCGCTGGGCGCGCGGCGCACGCGCGAGCTCATCGACGAGGTGCGGCGCACCGGAGTGAGCACCGTGGTCGCCGACGGGGTGACGGCCGCGGTTCAAGCGGCGGTGGCCACGGTGGGCTACGTGATCTTCGATGCGCCGGTGCCCCTTCTCCTCGGCGCTCTCACGTTCGTGGCCGCCTTCATTCCCACCATCGGGACGGCGCTCGTGACCTTCCCCGCGTGCTTCTTGCTGGTGCTGCTCGGTCGGCCCTGGGCGGCGCTGGGGCTTCTCGCCTATGCGCTGCTCGTCGTGGGACTGGTGGACAACGTGGTGCGGCCGTACCTCATCCACGGCGCGACCGCGATGAGCGGGCCGGCGCTCTTCTTTTCGATCCTGGGCGGCATCTTCACCTTCGGCGCGATGGGGATCATCGTCGGGCCGCTGGCCCTCTCGTTCTTCCTGGCCGTGGTGCGCATGGGCGTTCGCGACTTCGCGCGGCGCCCGCCGCGGGCGCTGCCCACGGCGCCCGTCCAGCCGCCGCTGCAGTGACCGCGGGTCGACGCGCCTCGGGCGCGCGCGTTGCAAGACGCCGCGCGACGGAGGTGGCCCATGCACTTCTTCAATCGCCAGGAGGCCGGCGCGGAGCTCGCCTACCGGCTTCGACGGCTGGGTGATGCGCATCCTTTGGTGCTGGGGCTCTCGCGCGGGGGAATGCCGGTGGCCGCGGAGGTGGCGCTCTCCCTGCGTGGAGAGCTCGACGCCTGGGCGGTGGAGAACGTGCCCGCGCCCGGCTCGCCGCAGGTCACCATCGGCGCCGTGGCGGAGGAGCTCGGGATCTACCTCGACCCGCACGTGATTCGTTCGCTGGGCATCTCCGACACCGAGGCCATGCTTGCCGCGAGCCGACAGGCGGCAGAGGTGGATCGGCGGGTGTGGCAGTACCGACACGGCCGGCCCGAGCCGGTGCTTCAAGGGCGCCTGGTGGTGATGGTGGACGACGCGAGCGTCTCCGGCGCCACGTTCCTTGCGGCGCTGCAGGCCATCGCGCGGCACGCGCCCGCGCGGTGGATCGCCGCCATCCCTGCGGCGACCGCGCAGGCGGCGGCCCGGATTCGCGGGGCAGGCGGTGATCTGGTCTGTCTCGCCACCGTGGATGCGGCCTGGCCGCTGAACCGCATCTACCGCGACCTGAGCCCCGTGAGCGACGAGGAGGTGATGACCTTGCTCCACCTCGCCACCGGGCCGGGGCCGAGCCCGCTGTCGCATTAGATATGTCTAAGACAGGGCGAGATCGTCAGGCCCGGGCGCGAGGCGGCTCCTCGGGTTGCTCCACCGGCAGCGCCACGTGGAAGCGCGTGGTGAACCCGGGCGTGCTCTCCACCCAGATGCGCCCGCCGTGCTGCTCCACGAGCGCTCGCGAGATGTAGAGCCCCAGCCCGAGTCCGCGCACGCCTGGGAGCTGGTTCCGGTGCAGCCGCTCGAAGCGTTGGAAGAGCCGCGCTTGCTCGGCGTGCGCGAGTCCCGGGCCTTCGTTGGCAATCGCGACGCGCACCTCGCCGGGATGGATGTCGACAGCCACGTCGATCGATGAGTCGGGGAAGCTGTACTTGGCCGCGTTGGAGAGCAGGTTCCAGAGCACCTGCTCCAGGCGCAGCGGATCGGCCGAGAGTGGTGCCGGCTCGGCGGCGGGCGTCGCCAGCCGGATGGGCTTGCCCAGGAGCTGCCCATCCACGCGCGCCAGCATTCCCGAGAGCAGCTCCACCACGTCCACGCGGCCGCGCTGGAGCGTGAGCCGGCGGGCGTCGAGCTGCGAGAACGCGGCGAGGTCGTTCACCATGCGGTCGATCTGGTCGACCGAGCGCATGATGTTCGCGGCCGCCTCCTCCGGGCAGCGCCGTCGCGAGCCGCGGCCGAGCAGGCCCGCGCTCATGGCGATCACCGAGAGCGGCTGCCGCAGGTCGTGCGCCACCAACGCCAGCCACTCGCGCTGCCGCCGCTCCGTCTCGCTGGGCTCGGCGCGCGCTTGCTCGTCGCGCACGCGCTCGGCCTCCACGCGCACCACCGCGTCGTAGGCCTCTTCGGCGAGCTTGCGAAAGCTGGCGGCCGTCTCGCGGAGCGTCGATTCAGCGCGAGCCCGCGCCTCCCGCTCGATCGCGTGCGCCAGCGCCAACGACGCAGCCCGGACCAGGCTGAGCAGCGCGGCCGCGCCCGGCTCGACCGGCGCGCGCAGCACGGTGAGCACGGCGCGGACCTCGCCCGCGGCAATCAAGGGCAGGGTCAGAGGCTCCCGGGGATCGAAGCGCTCGAGCGCACGGGCGATGGGGTCGGCGTCGCGCGCGGCTTGCCAGGCGGCCTGGGTGGCGCGGCGGTGGGCGTCGCTGCTGTCCCGGTCGAGCTCGGCGATCTGCGCGACGTCGAGCCCGAGGTGCGCCGCCACCCGCAGCCCGCCGTCTCCCTCGAGGCGAAGAACGTGTCCGGCGGGCGCACCGAGCGCACGCAGCGCCCCCGCGAGCGCCGCCCGACACACCTCGTCGGCGCGCGTGGCGGCCCAGAGCTCCTGCAGCGCGTCCGCCGATGGGACACGACTCCCTGCGTCGCCGAGTGCGACCTCGAACATCGTCATGCTTTCCCCCGCACAGGGCCTTCCGGCCCCGCGTCGGCCGGCGCACAGAGCAATGCCGGTGCCACGCTTCGCCGCAGCGCAGCGCGCGTTCGGGCCGCGTGCCACCGGCAATTTCTGCATCCACCTCGGCAATCCTTTCGGCGTCCGTTCGGCGGTTCCGCCAGGGTGGAATGCGCTGAGCGCCAACCGACACCCCAGGTGTGGGTGCTGTTGCCTTTTCCGCATCAGCCATGCGCATCATTTTCAGGATTGGGCCCACGCTGCGGGGGCGGCGGGGTTGTTTCCACGCAGGATCACCGGAGAATGGCGCTGGGGAGCGCCGTCGACCGTCGATCCTTCAGGGAAGCAGACCTGGAGCGGGACCGATGCGAGAGGGAGTTCTCGTCGTCGACGACGATGGCGACGCGCGTGCGTCGCTCACCAGCGCCTTGCAGCGCGCCGGGCACCTGGTCGCGGCTGCGTCGGAGCTCCGCTCTGCGCTCGACTGCCTGGTGCGGCTCCAGCCCTCGGTCGTGCTCGCCAGCGTGCACCTCGCGGGCGGCGACGGGCTCGAGCTCCTGCGCCGAGCCCGCGCCCAGGGGTCGAACGCCGCGTTCGTGATGCTCGGGACGGCGCCCACCCGCGAGCGCGCCGACGCGGCCGCGCGGGCCGGTGCGATGGAGCTGGTGGAGAAGCCGCTCGGCGACGACGCGGCCGTGGCCCTGGTGGAGCGCGCGCTGGAGTGGCGCCGACTCCGGGGCGGCGTGCTCGCGACGCCGCAGGGCGGCGCGCTGCCCGCGGGAATGGTGGGCGAGTCGGCGGAGCTGCGCCAGGCGCTGGAGGTCGTGCGTCAGGCAGCCGCCACGCGGGCCACGGTGCTCATCCTGGGCGAGTCGGGCACGGGCAAGGAGCTGCTGGCCTACGCGCTGCACCAGCTCTCCCCGCGGAGCTCACGGCCGTTCGTGAAGCTCAACTGTGCCGCGCTCCCGGACTCGCTGCTGGAGAGCGAGCTCTTCGGTCACGAGCGCGGCGCGTTCACGGGTGCGGCCGCGCGCAAGGCCGGGCGCTTCGAGCGGGCCGACGGGGGCACGCTCCTGCTCGACGAGATCGGCGACGTGCCGCCCTCGACCCAGGTGAAGCTCTTGCGGGTGCTGCAGCAGCGGGAGTTCGAGCGCGTGGGCGGCACGGAGACGCTCACCGCCGACGTGCGCCTCGTGGCCGCGACGAATCGGGATCTCGCCGCCGAGGTGGCTGCGGGGCGCTTCCGCGAGGATCTCTACTATCGATTGAACGTGGTGACGGTGAGCGTGCCGCCCCTGCGCCACCGCAAGGCCGATATCCCCGCGCTGGCAGCGCGCTTCCTCTCGCGCTTCTCGGCTGCGTACGGCAAGGCCATCGAGGGCCTCGCCCCGGACGCGCTCGACGTGCTCATGCTCTACGACTGGCCCGGAAACGTGCGCGAGCTGGAGAACGCCATGGAGCGCGCGGCGGTGCTCTGTCGCGGGCCGCGGGTGGGCGTGGGCGATCTGCCGCCGGAGCTGCGCGCAGGTCCCTCGTCGGCGCGGCGGGTGCCCAAGGTGCCGGGCGCGACGCTGTACGAGATCGAGCGGCACGCGATCCTGTCCACGCTGGAGGCGGTGGGCGGATCCACGTCGCGCGCCGCGGCGGTGCTGGGCGTCAGCGTGCGCAAGATTCAGTACAAGCTGCGCGAGTACGAGGCCGCCGACGCCACGCCGCCCGAGCCGCGTCCGCAGCGCGAGCCGGATCAGGGCGAGCTCCCGCTGCACGCCGGCGGCACGCGACGGTGACGGTCAGGTCCCCGCAGGCTTGTCCACGCGCCGCTGGATCCACTGCGACACCTGCGGCGGCAGCTCCGTGAACTCCAGGCCCATGCCCTTCTGGCCGAACTTGATGCCGTTCCACTTCACCCGCGCCGAGCACCAGCCCTGGCGCAGCCAGCCCAGCGGAACGACCACGTCGAGCTGCTCGCCTGGCTCGAGCGCGCCCTTGGCGCAGATCACGAACGCGCCGCGCCGGCTCAGATCCACCAGGCGCGCCGAGCAGAGCTTGCCCTCGAGCAAGATCTCCACGGCCTCCGTCAGGGGCACCCGCAGCTGGCGGCGCCGGCCCCACGACGCCGGCCGCCCGCAGGCGAAGGCCACCATCGCCGAGAAGTCGCGCAGGCTCTCGCGCGTCACCTGCACCAGCACCCGCGTGCGCCCGCCGGGGACCACGGTGACCGACTCGCCCTCGAGGACGAAGACCGAGTCATGGCCGATCACCTTCACCACGAGCTTCAAGGGCAGGGTGGGCACGCCCTCGCGGAGCGCCTGCTGCGGCAGCTCCAGCGAGCACGTCTCGGCGTCGAGGTGCGCGTGCCGCAAGAGCTCGCGGCGGCTCGGGAGCAAAACGTCGAGGCGCGTCTCCGAGCGCCGCGGCTCAACGGCGATCGGCTCGATCACGTACAGGTCAGCCATGGTCCAGCCCCCAGGTTCCCACCACCCTCACGCACCACCTCCTCGCCCTCTCGGCAGGAGTGCGCACGTGCGAGCGCGCTGCCAACTGCGAATGGGTTTCGCCGCGCCGCGAAGGAAACGCGTGCCCTCTCGATGAAGCGACCCAGCGACGAATCAGAAGGGAACCGACCAGCCGCTCGTGGGGTCGACGCCCTGGCGGCCCTCGCGCGGCAAGGGCACCACCAGCGTGGGCACCTCGAGGTTGCGGATCACGCCGCCCGCGACGGAGCCGAGGAGCTGGCTGGAGAGCCCGCCGCGGCCCTGCGCCCCGAGCACCACCAGGTCGGCCGGCAGCTCGCGGGCCACGCGGGCGATCTCCCACGCGGGATGGCCCTCGCACACCACCGCGCGGGTCAGCAGGCCAGCCGCCGAGGCCTCGCCTTCTTCGACCGCGAGCTGCTCGGTGGCGTGATCGATGGCGTTCTGACGGTACGCGGCGTCGGCCTCTCGACCGTTCGCCCGCTCGCCCAGCCCAAAGAGCTGCGGCGCGATCACATGAAGGAGCGTGACCTGCGAAGTCCACTGCTTCGCGAGCGCCAACGCCACGTCGACCGCACGCTCGGCGCACGGGCTGAAGTCCGTGGCCACGAGGATGCGCTCGATGTGCTCCATGCCGCACCTCCGGCGTTCCGCCGTTTCCGTTTCTAGATGTGAACGCCCGCGCACCGCGGCAAGGCCGCGTGGGCGGGCGGCGAAATTTGGACGGCGCACCGGATTCGCGTGCGCAGCCTCTGCGCAGCGAGCGTCGACTGCCGAGCGGAAATGAGGGCCCAGTTGGGGCAATCGCGAAGAGATCTCGCGGCGCGAAGTTCCTTCCGGGAAGACCGTGCCTATATGCAGGCCCTCAGCGGCGGCTCATCTCCGCGCCGGGGTGTGGCCGGTTGTGCAGTTGGCAGTTTGGGGGTTGTACCGATGGTTCAGCAGTCGCGGTTCCCGGGCACGGCCCGGGGCAACTCGGGCGCGGAGCAGGGCGCCCTCTCCGAGATTCGTGAAGCGAACGACGTGGAGCTCCCGCTGCGGCGCCTGGAGGTTCCGGGCAGCGAGCCCAGCGATCCGCGTCGGCAGGCCAACGGACGCGCAGGTCAGGTGCTGGTGGTCGACGACGACGGCGACGCGCGCGGGCTCCTGGCGCTCTTGTTGCGCGATGCGGGCTTCGACGTGGAAGAGGCCCCCGACGGTCCCGCGGCGCTGCAGGTCATGGAGAGGCAGCTGCCTGCCTTGGTGCTCGCCGACCTGCGCATGCCCGGGCTCGACGGCTTGCAGCTGCTCGAGGCCGCTCGCCGCCGAGGCTTTGGCGGCGGGTTCGTGGTGCTCACCGCGCATGCGTCGGTGGAGACGGCGGTGGAGGCCATGCGCCGCGGCGCCGACGACTTCTTGCGCAAGCCCATCCACCCCGACTCGGCGGTGAAGCTGGTGCAGCGGGTGCTCGGCGTGCAGCGCGCGCCGGTGGAGAGCACGCTCAAGAGCGACGGCGATCCGCTCGCGGGCATCGTGGGCCAGACGCCCGCGTGGACCCAGCTCCTGGAGGTCGTGCGCCGCGCCGCGCCCACGTCCGCGACGGTGCTCATCCTGGGCGAGTCGGGGACGGGCAAGGAGCTCATCGCGCGCGCGGTGCACCAGCTCTCGCCCCGTCGCGCGGCGCCGCTGGTGGCGGTGAACTGCGCGGCCTTGCCGGAGAGCCTGGTGGAGGCGGAGCTCTTCGGCTTCGAGCGCGGCGCGTTCACCGGCGCCACCATGCGTCGCGCGGGTCGCTTCGAGCGAGCGGAGGGCGGCACGCTCTTCCTCGACGAGATCGGCGAGCTCGCGCCGGCGGTGCAGGTGAAGCTCCTGCGCGCGCTGCAGCACCGCGAGTTCGAGCGCATCGGCGGCAGCGAGACGCTCCACGCCGACGTGCGCGTCGTCGCGGCCACCAACCGCGACCTCGCGACGGAGATGCGCGGCGGCCGCTTCCGCGAGGATCTCTTCTACCGGCTCAACGTGCTCACGCTGGTGGTGCCGCCGTTGCGCGAGCGCCGGGAGGACGTGCCGCTCCTGGCCGAGCACTTCGTGCACCGCTTCGCCGCGGTGTACGGCCGCCCCGTGGACGGCATCGCCCCGCGCGCCATGCAGGCGCTCGCCCGCTACGCCTGGCCAGGCAACGTTCGCGAATTGGAGAACGCCATCGAGCACGCGGTGGTGCTCGCGCCGGGACCGGAGCTTCGCCTCGAGGATCTGCCCGCGCCGCTGGGCACGCGGGGCGTGGCGGCGCGACCCGAGGCGCAGACGACCCAGTCGACGCTCTATGAAATCGAGCGCGAGGCCATCCTCCGGGCGCTGCGGCTCACCGGCGGCTCGACGGGACGCGCCGCTCGCATGCTCGGCATCAGCGCGCGCAAGATTCAGTACAAGCTCAAGGAGTACGCGGCGGCGCCGAACTCGCAAACGCCGCCGCTCGACACCGAGCTGCAAGAGCCCGACGAGCCGGATCTCTCCGATCTCTAAAAAGCCGGCGCCCTGCACCGCCGGAGCGGAGCAGGGCGCCGTACTGCTTGTCACCCGTTCGTTAGAACGTACCGCCCATGGTGATCTGCCCGCGGTAGGTGTCGCCACCCTGCTTCACGAACACGCCGTAGTCCGTCTGGATGTTCGTGGGCGCGAACTGATCGCTGAACAGCCACTTGTAGTCGCCGCGCAAGCCGACCGTGAAGCTGCTCACCACGCCGTTGGGCAGGCGCGGGCGGTAGTTGATGCCCGCGCTCACCGGCACCTCACCCAGGCCGTCGCTCTGGAAGCCGGCCACCGGCTCCTGCAGCGAGTAGTGGGCGAAGCCGATACCGCCGGCCACGTACGGCTCGAGCATGGACCGCGCGTTGCTCGCCAGCGAGGCCTTCAACATGGCGTCGCCGCCGTTCTGCACCACGCGCGCTTCACGCGGGCCGGTCCAGAAGTTGCCCGAGCCGAAGAGCTGGTTCGAGGCGCCCTGGTACCGGAGCTCGAAGCCCAGGGGCACGTGCGCCGGGGCGATGTCCGCGTCGGCGCCCCACGCCGGGCCGGCGCGGAGGAAGTCCGACATGGGACCGGAGAAGGCCTGGATACCGCCCTCACCCTGGAGGCTCCAGACCGGCCCCGCCATGGCGTGGTGCTCGACGGGGGCGGGCGGGGGCGCGAGCTCCGCCGGAGCCGGGTTCACTTCAGGAGGCGTCGCCTCGGCGCCCGAGGGCGCGCCGCCGGGGGCCTGCTGCGCGAAGGCGGCGCCACCGGAGGTCGCGCCCGCCATCGCAAGGACCATCAGGATACGTTTCATTTTCGATCTCCGCTTCTGCCCGAATCCCTGCGTGGGCGAGGTTGAGGTGGTGACTGAACTGGGCTTGCTCAAGAGTCGAACGCTGGCTGAATCGACTGGAGAGCAAGCGTGA from Deltaproteobacteria bacterium harbors:
- a CDS encoding AI-2E family transporter; the encoded protein is MRASAFRRRAAYLVVLVAATALLLAVTLPLWKPLLLAAVFAAVLRPAQRWLASKLGERPAWAAGILCFGVVVLLLVPLGGLVVLFLRWAPQGATMLARAAKPDALAHTVDTLPPPLAALGHRLLARGAELASMATAQLGPLTAAVGRALSTTSGLVFAVLLMLIALFVLLLQAPALVDWLAKVSPLGARRTRELIDEVRRTGVSTVVADGVTAAVQAAVATVGYVIFDAPVPLLLGALTFVAAFIPTIGTALVTFPACFLLVLLGRPWAALGLLAYALLVVGLVDNVVRPYLIHGATAMSGPALFFSILGGIFTFGAMGIIVGPLALSFFLAVVRMGVRDFARRPPRALPTAPVQPPLQ
- a CDS encoding serine acetyltransferase produces the protein MSNNVVDPSRSPGLESIPIEDAFRADLAKFYSIELGSPTPPLRQRAWLWTRHFGLHCVAAYRLHRYARRQLREHPVLVRPLLTLAQALSYGMRLVHHVELNAEVGPGFYIGHASNIFVGPTRIGRNFSITHNVTIGVGHQRLAPGIPVIGDDVWVGTGSVLSGAIRVGNSVTVSNGTMLSRTVPDGCLVGGNPGRVVQPSYDNNPLFSHRGAQAEAEH
- a CDS encoding ketoacyl-ACP synthase III translates to MRTQFRGTGFVTGEHKVTNADMAKVCDTSDEWIKERSGIEQRYFVGDNIGTSDLGVEAAKKAMAEAGVTPADIDYVVFATMTPDYYFPGSGSLLQAKMGMGNIPALDIRQQCTGFIYGLQVSDALIRSGAAKKLLLVGAEIHSGFMPWTKQQWDVVLGKSTEDIPAKDREWATKFRDRTVLFGDAAGAVVLTAGEGDTGLLGFKLHADGSQAKSLYVPSGGFAFRPYFTPEHFAEGRHVPHMEGRDVFKMAVTKMPQVVEEILGEHNLKVSDISLLIPHQANLRISEGVQKKLGLPDEKVFNNIQRYGNTTAATIPIAYHEAKAAGRIKKGDLVCFVGLGAGFHWGAALMRE
- a CDS encoding HAMP domain-containing histidine kinase, encoding MTMFEVALGDAGSRVPSADALQELWAATRADEVCRAALAGALRALGAPAGHVLRLEGDGGLRVAAHLGLDVAQIAELDRDSSDAHRRATQAAWQAARDADPIARALERFDPREPLTLPLIAAGEVRAVLTVLRAPVEPGAAALLSLVRAASLALAHAIEREARARAESTLRETAASFRKLAEEAYDAVVRVEAERVRDEQARAEPSETERRQREWLALVAHDLRQPLSVIAMSAGLLGRGSRRRCPEEAAANIMRSVDQIDRMVNDLAAFSQLDARRLTLQRGRVDVVELLSGMLARVDGQLLGKPIRLATPAAEPAPLSADPLRLEQVLWNLLSNAAKYSFPDSSIDVAVDIHPGEVRVAIANEGPGLAHAEQARLFQRFERLHRNQLPGVRGLGLGLYISRALVEQHGGRIWVESTPGFTTRFHVALPVEQPEEPPRARA
- a CDS encoding FAD-dependent monooxygenase encodes the protein MPTPIDVLIVGAGPTGLMLGCELALRKVPFRIIDKTPERAGTSRALAVQARTLEVLARHGLAEQMLANGRTSLAARAFVGRKQVTSVKLSDIGVEDTAYPVVLIASQVVTERALEGRLRALGHEVERPVELTRLEVNGKARCVLQTPRGEEVVTPRFVVGCDGAHSAVRKQGGFSFEGDAYENGFILGDVKVDGDLPPGEILFFIAKDGPLVALPLVGESRYRIISVRAMAENEGPPQLEELQRRIDERSPIPVKLSDAAWLTHFRLHHRIADRFRRGPLFLCGDAAHIHSPAGGQGMNTGIQDAFNLGWKLALACRGIGGETLLESYAEERRPVGLQLLNTTDRIFSGATTPGLMGVLRTRLVPKLAPWVLASKSRRALLFRFISELRISYRDSSIVSTGTSFGLQGGDRVPDGPLTLPDGTPSTLHVQLQGPAPKLLVWSDAPPPGLAAAAGAIRDALGGELGVIEFSNAPRAGACVPSAVLQSRLGVRGLRMDLVRPDGHLSARTDSLDPTPLLLHLRRILRS
- a CDS encoding phosphoribosyltransferase, whose protein sequence is MHFFNRQEAGAELAYRLRRLGDAHPLVLGLSRGGMPVAAEVALSLRGELDAWAVENVPAPGSPQVTIGAVAEELGIYLDPHVIRSLGISDTEAMLAASRQAAEVDRRVWQYRHGRPEPVLQGRLVVMVDDASVSGATFLAALQAIARHAPARWIAAIPAATAQAAARIRGAGGDLVCLATVDAAWPLNRIYRDLSPVSDEEVMTLLHLATGPGPSPLSH